The nucleotide sequence GCGATCCAGTGCCCGGGCGAAGAGCTCGGCGACGGTGGGGCCACCGTCGCGGAGCCGTTCGTCGGGGTCGCCGCGCCAGTCGGTGAAGTACAGGTGGTCGCCGGCGCCCATCCCTTCCACCACGTCGACCAGGCGATCGAAGTAGGCGGAGCCGTGGACCAGCGGTTCGGCGAGGTTCCCCGCGGTCCAGGCGGACAGGTCCGACGCGGGGTTGCCGCGTTCCTCGGGAGTCAGCAGCCAGTCCGACGGATCGTCCATCCGATGATCTCAACCTGCGGGAACCGGCGGATGCAACCGCCGGTCCCGCGCGCGACGTCGGTAGCCTGTGGACCCGTGGCCCTCGTCGTCCAGAAGTACGGCGGTTCCTCCGTCGCCTCCGCAGAGCACATGAAGCGTGTCGCCGAGCGGATCGTCGCCGCGAAGAAGAACGGCGACGACGTCGTCGTGGTGGTCTCGGCGATGGGTGACACCACCGACGAGCTGCTCGATCTGGCCAGCCAGATCACCGACACCCCACCCGGCCGCGAGCTCGACATGCTGCTCACCGCCGGCGAGCGGATCTCCATGGCTCTGCTGGCCATCGCGATCTCCGAGCACGGCTACGAGGCCCGCTCGTTCACCGGTTCCCAGGCCGGCGTCATCACCACGTCCAGCCACGGCAGGGCGCGGATCATCGACGTCACGCCCGGCCGGCTGCGGGACGCGCTCAACGAGGGCTCCGTGGTCATCGTGGCCGGCTTCCAGGGCGTCAGCCAGGACACCAAGGACATCACCACGCTCGGCCGCGGCGGCTCCGACACCACCGCCGTCGCCGTCGCCGCGGCGCTGAACGCCGACGTCTGCGAGATCTACACCGACGTCGACGGCGTCTTCACCGCCGACCCGCGCATCGTCCCCAACGCCAAGCGTCTCGAGACCATCACCTACGAGGAGATGCTCGAGCTGGCCGCGTCCGGGGCGAAGGTGCTGATGCTCCGTTGCGTCGAGTACGCCCGGCGCTACGGCATCCCCGTGCACGTCCGCAGCTCCTACTCACAGCTTCCCGGCACGATCGTGGCCGGCTCGATGGAGGACCTCCCGGTGGAACAGGCGATCATCACGGGCGTCGCGCACGACCGCAGCGAGGGCAAGATCACCGTCTTCGGGGTGCCGGACCGGCCGGGCGAGGCGGCGCAGCTCTTCCGCGTGCTCGCCGACGCCGAGGTCAACATCGACATGATCGTGCAGAACGTGTCGGCCGAGGCCAGCAACGTCGCCGACATCTCCTTCACCCTCCCCAAGAGCGACGGCCCGACCGCGCTGGCCGCCCTGGAGAAGGTCAAGCACACCGTCGGCTACACCGACGTCAGCTTCGACCAGCACATCGGCAAGGTGAGCCTGGTCGGTGCCGGCATGCGCTCGCACCCGGGTGTCTCGGCCAAGTTCTTCGGCGCGCTGGCCGACGCCGGGGTCAACCTTGAGCTGATCAGCACCTCGGAGATCCGCATCTCCGTGGTCTGCCGCGACACCGACGTCGACCTCGCCGTCCGCGCGGTGCACGATGCGTTCGACCTGGGTACCGAGGACGCCCAGGCCGTGGTCTACGGAGGAACCGGACGATGAGCACCAGCCAGGGACTCCGCGTCGGGATCGTCGGCGCCACCGGCCAGGTCGGCCGGGTCGTCCGCGACCTGCTCGCCGAGCGGGAGTTCCCGCTCGCCGAGCTGCGCTTCTTCGCCTCCGCCCGGTCCGCCGGCAGCACCCTGCCGTGGGCCGGCGGGGAGATCACCGTCGAGGACGCCGCCACCGCCGACCCCGCCGGGCTGGACATCGCGATCTTCTCCGCCGGGGCCACCACCTCCCGGGCCCAGGCGCCGCGGTTCGCCGAGGCCGGCGTGACCGTCATCGACAACAGCTCGGCGTTCCGGCGCGACCCCGAGATCCCGCTCGTCGTCAGCGAGGTCAACCCGGGTGACATCGCCAAGGCGCACGGCCGGATCATCGCCAACCCGAACTGCACGACGATGGCCGCGATGCCGGTGCTCAAGCCGCTGCACGACGAGGCGCAGCTCGTGCGCATCGTCGCGAGCACCTACCAGGCGGTCTCCGGCAGCGGGGTGGCCGGCGTCGAGGAGCTCGACGGCCAGGTCAAGGCGGTCGTCGACAAGGCCGCCGAGCTCACGCACGACGGGTCGGCGGTGACCTTCCCCGAGCCGCAGAAGTACGTCCGCCCGATCGCCTACAACGTGCTGCCGATGGCGGGCTCGGTCGTCGACGACGGCTCGTTCGAGACCGACGAGGAGCAGAAGCTCCGCAACGAGAGCCGCAAGATCCTCGGCATCCCCGACCTGCGGGTGGCCGGCACCTGCGTGCGCGTCCCGGTCTTCACCGGGCACTCGCTCTCGCTCAACGTGGAGTTCGCGCGCGAGCTGACCGTCGAGCGGGCCACCGAGCTGCTGTCGGCCGCGCCCGGGGTGGAGCTCTCCGACGTCCCCAACCCGCTCCAGGCCGCCGGCCGCGACCCCAGCTACGTGGGTCGCATCCGGCAGGACCAGAGCGTGGACGGCGCCCGGGGGCTGGTGCTCTTCGTCAGCAACGACAACCTGCGCAAGGGCGCCGCCCTGAACACCGTCCAGATCGCGGAGCTCATCGCGAAGACACGGTGACCCTCCCGGTCACACCGCGGCCACGAGCCGTCCAAGCCTGAGCTGAGCCGCGGGGTGATCCCGATCGGGAGGCCTCCGGCCCCCGCGATCGGAATCACCCCTCGGGACGGGTCACGGCTTCACGTGCCGTAGCGCGAAGGCCAGGGCGACCTCGACCTGCCGGATGGTCTCCTCGATCACCAGCGAACCGTGCCCGGCGTCGAACCGGTACACCTCGTGCGGCTTGCCCAGCCGCTCCAGCTCCCCCAGGTAGTTGTCGATCTGCCGGATCGGGCAGCGCGGGTCGTTCGCGCCGGCCACCACCAGCACCGGTGCGGCGACGGCGTCGACGTAGGTGATGGGCGAGGAGCGCACGTAGACGTCGCGCACCTCGTCCGGCGACCCGCCGAACAGCGCGCGGTCGTAGGCCCGCAGGCCCTCCATCTCGTCCTCGTACGCCGCCAGGTAGTCCGCCACCGGCACCTCGGCGATGCCGGCCGCCCAGCGCTCCGGCTGGGTGCCCAGCCCCAGCAGGGTGAGGAACCCGCCCCACGAGCCGCCGGAGAGGATCGCGCGCTGCGGGTCCACGACCCCCTCGGCGACCAGCGCGTCGTAGACCGCGCCGACGTCCTCGAGCTCGGTCAGCCCGGGCCGGCCGGTGAGCGCGTCGCGCCAGGCCGAGCCGTAACCCGTGGAGCCCCGGTAGTTCACGTGCACGACGGCGTAGCCGGCGTCGACGTAGGCCGCGCGGCGGGCGCGGTAGGAGTCGTCGTCGGCGGCCTCCGGGCCACCGTGCACGAGGAACGCCGTGGCGTACGGCCCCGGCCCGGCCGGGCGGACCAGCAGCGCGTGGACGTCGCCGCCCGGGCCGGGCACCCACCGGTCCTCGACCGGGTAGGCCGCCGGGGGCTCCTCGTCGCTCACCGAGAGCACCA is from Blastococcus sp. HT6-4 and encodes:
- a CDS encoding aspartate-semialdehyde dehydrogenase, with protein sequence MSTSQGLRVGIVGATGQVGRVVRDLLAEREFPLAELRFFASARSAGSTLPWAGGEITVEDAATADPAGLDIAIFSAGATTSRAQAPRFAEAGVTVIDNSSAFRRDPEIPLVVSEVNPGDIAKAHGRIIANPNCTTMAAMPVLKPLHDEAQLVRIVASTYQAVSGSGVAGVEELDGQVKAVVDKAAELTHDGSAVTFPEPQKYVRPIAYNVLPMAGSVVDDGSFETDEEQKLRNESRKILGIPDLRVAGTCVRVPVFTGHSLSLNVEFARELTVERATELLSAAPGVELSDVPNPLQAAGRDPSYVGRIRQDQSVDGARGLVLFVSNDNLRKGAALNTVQIAELIAKTR
- a CDS encoding aspartate kinase; its protein translation is MALVVQKYGGSSVASAEHMKRVAERIVAAKKNGDDVVVVVSAMGDTTDELLDLASQITDTPPGRELDMLLTAGERISMALLAIAISEHGYEARSFTGSQAGVITTSSHGRARIIDVTPGRLRDALNEGSVVIVAGFQGVSQDTKDITTLGRGGSDTTAVAVAAALNADVCEIYTDVDGVFTADPRIVPNAKRLETITYEEMLELAASGAKVLMLRCVEYARRYGIPVHVRSSYSQLPGTIVAGSMEDLPVEQAIITGVAHDRSEGKITVFGVPDRPGEAAQLFRVLADAEVNIDMIVQNVSAEASNVADISFTLPKSDGPTALAALEKVKHTVGYTDVSFDQHIGKVSLVGAGMRSHPGVSAKFFGALADAGVNLELISTSEIRISVVCRDTDVDLAVRAVHDAFDLGTEDAQAVVYGGTGR